The Coriobacteriia bacterium genome includes the window CACCCGTCCAGACCGGTCTCGAACCCTTCGTCGAGCGCGAGCGAGCGTACGCCGGCCTGGATCTCGTAGGCCGTCCCCGCCGCCGTCCACGGCGCCGGGCCCCAGACGACCTCGCCGACCCGGCCGGCCTCGAAGGCCTGGGGGGTCACGGTGACGACCCCGCTGGGCGCGGCGGCGAACTCCTCGGCCAGTGCCGCGGCCGCGTCGAGCCGCCCGTCGCTCGCCACCCATCCCCACAGCCAGGCCGACCGGTCGACCGTGTCGAGCAGCCGCGATCGCACCTCGGCGGCGCTCGCCCCCGGTCTCGCGGCCATGGCCAGCGCGGCGGCGCCGGTCACGTGGGGCGCCGCCATGGAGGTGCCGCTCTTGCTGCCGTAGGAACCGGGGACGGTGGAGGTGATCTCGCTGCCCGGCGCGGCGAGGTGCACCTTCGTCGACCCCCAGTTCGAGAAGTACGACAGCGTGTCGTACCGGGTGCTCGACGCGACCGCGATGACGTTCGTCGCCTCGGAGGAGGCCGGGAAGAAGTCGACACCCTCGAGGCTCACGGCCCGGTTGCCCGCCGCGGCCACGTTGAGGACGCCGCGGGCGGCGGAGTAGGCGAGCGCGTCGTCGAAGTACGGTTCGGCGCCGAGGGAAGCCCACGAGTGGTTGATGACCCGCGCCCCGTGGTCTGTCGCGTACAAGACGGCCTCGGCCGCGTCGATGAGGCTCCCGCCGTGGGGGCCGATGAACTTCAGCGCCATCATGCTCACCTCGTGGCTGACGCCGGCCACGCCGATCCCGTTGCCCCCGACCGCCCCGATCGTCCCGGCGACGTGCGTCCCGTGCGAGTCGCCGTCGGAGGGGTCGTACACGGTCTCGTCGCCGTTGTACCAGTCCCACCCGTTGACGTCATCGATGAGGCCGTTCCCGTCGTCGTCGATCCCGTTGCCCGGTATCTCGCCCGGGTTCGTCCACGCGTTCGCGGCGAGGTCCGGGTGCGTGAGGTCGACGCCGGTGTCGCACACGGCCACGACGACGTCCGAGGAGCCGGTGTGGATGTCCCAGGCCTCCGGAGCGCCGATGTCGGCGCCGGCGGTCCCGTCCCGCTGGCCCGTGTTGCGCAGCGACCACTGCTCCGGGAAGAGCGGGTCGTCGGGGACGTGCGCCAGGTGGACCCGCCTGTCGGGAGCCGCCTCTGACACGACGCC containing:
- a CDS encoding S8 family serine peptidase gives rise to the protein MPRNPVSAPARTLLAVLVAASLALPAAAAGEPPGPRPTADAGGAAAREIPPLPGPPPSAVPAEDDPARIAVKPASGVGDKALSAEVARLGGRVGRTLPRIGWTAVEVPPGRAREVAAGLKARGVVSEAAPDRRVHLAHVPDDPLFPEQWSLRNTGQRDGTAGADIGAPEAWDIHTGSSDVVVAVCDTGVDLTHPDLAANAWTNPGEIPGNGIDDDGNGLIDDVNGWDWYNGDETVYDPSDGDSHGTHVAGTIGAVGGNGIGVAGVSHEVSMMALKFIGPHGGSLIDAAEAVLYATDHGARVINHSWASLGAEPYFDDALAYSAARGVLNVAAAGNRAVSLEGVDFFPASSEATNVIAVASSTRYDTLSYFSNWGSTKVHLAAPGSEITSTVPGSYGSKSGTSMAAPHVTGAAALAMAARPGASAAEVRSRLLDTVDRSAWLWGWVASDGRLDAAAALAEEFAAAPSGVVTVTPQAFEAGRVGEVVWGPAPWTAAGTAYEIQAGVRSLALDEGFETGLDG